Proteins encoded in a region of the Candidatus Moanabacter tarae genome:
- the iolG_19 gene encoding Myo-inositol 2-dehydrogenase gives MSKNEDIGFAIVGTGGIAAIYLDAIRQVPGADLRAVYNRSLKKAEEFVLDSSVEVEVSFDALLERDDIDVVCVTTPSGAHSEVAIPAMEAGKHVLCEKPLEVTVEKVDQIIETAEITGCILAVVFQSRFSPEARLLKEAINMGRFGRLTLCSAYIKWWRDDAYYSSADWRGTWKLDGGGALMNQGIHYVDLLQWLVGMPESVFAYCATLSHDDVEVEDTAVVSMRYPGGALGVIESSTSSYPGFERRIEIVGDKGSVVLEDNRIESWHFSEEFPEDERIRLDDPKVDISGGTSDPRAISTEGHRLQIMDLVDAIREKRAPTISGSEGRKAVQVVQAVYESAWKGEAVEL, from the coding sequence ATGAGTAAGAATGAGGATATAGGGTTTGCGATTGTGGGGACGGGCGGGATTGCTGCGATTTATCTAGATGCCATTAGGCAGGTGCCAGGAGCGGATTTGAGGGCAGTTTATAACCGGTCGTTAAAGAAAGCAGAAGAATTTGTTTTGGACTCAAGCGTCGAGGTTGAGGTTTCATTTGATGCTCTGTTGGAAAGAGATGACATTGACGTAGTCTGCGTTACTACGCCAAGCGGAGCTCACAGCGAGGTTGCGATTCCGGCAATGGAGGCCGGGAAACATGTGCTTTGCGAGAAACCCCTCGAAGTCACGGTAGAGAAAGTTGATCAGATAATCGAGACAGCTGAAATAACTGGATGCATTTTGGCGGTAGTATTTCAGTCGCGCTTTAGTCCTGAGGCGAGGTTGTTGAAAGAGGCCATCAATATGGGTCGATTTGGTCGTCTTACCCTATGCAGTGCTTACATCAAATGGTGGCGTGACGATGCCTATTATTCTAGTGCGGATTGGAGGGGAACATGGAAACTCGATGGAGGAGGGGCTCTCATGAACCAAGGCATTCACTACGTTGATCTTCTCCAGTGGTTGGTAGGGATGCCAGAATCTGTGTTTGCCTATTGTGCGACTTTATCCCATGATGATGTGGAGGTTGAAGATACTGCGGTTGTCTCGATGCGATATCCGGGAGGAGCCCTTGGGGTGATAGAATCTTCGACTTCCTCCTATCCAGGATTTGAGCGGCGTATCGAAATAGTAGGTGATAAGGGATCTGTTGTTCTAGAAGACAACAGGATCGAATCCTGGCATTTTTCAGAGGAGTTCCCTGAGGACGAAAGAATCCGACTCGATGATCCCAAGGTGGACATTAGCGGTGGAACCTCAGATCCTAGGGCTATTAGCACTGAGGGCCATCGGTTACAGATTATGGACCTTGTCGATGCCATTAGGGAGAAACGTGCTCCTACAATCTCGGGATCGGAGGGAAGGAAAGCAGTGCAAGTGGTTCAAGCAGTCTACGAGTCGGCTTGGAAGGGAGAAGCGGTGGAGCTTTAA
- the lpxA gene encoding Acyl-[acyl-carrier-protein]--UDP-N-acetylglucosamine O-acyltransferase: METNIHPTAIIEEGVELDQGVMVGPFSLIGSGAKIGSGTKIDHHSSVVGRTQIGCDCMIFPYSFIGAKSQDIKSKGDRLGVVIGDRNIFREYTTVHAASRDDDITVIGNDCLLCAYSHVAHDCFVGNHLIMSSHAALGGHVLIEDHVNIAWGSGVHQFCRIGSYSMLGACAKLVQDVPPFMICEGNPAEVRTINTIGLQRAGFSEQEIQLARRVYRIIYREGMNRSQALDKLMSDEESDSSIIRAVIRFANESERGFA; encoded by the coding sequence GTGGAGACCAATATTCATCCCACAGCGATTATCGAAGAAGGTGTGGAACTTGACCAAGGAGTAATGGTCGGACCCTTCTCGTTAATAGGGTCTGGCGCAAAGATTGGATCCGGGACTAAGATCGATCACCACTCTTCCGTAGTCGGCCGCACTCAGATAGGATGTGATTGTATGATTTTCCCCTACTCTTTTATTGGCGCCAAAAGCCAGGATATTAAATCGAAGGGCGATCGATTAGGGGTTGTTATTGGTGACCGGAATATATTTCGTGAGTATACAACTGTTCATGCCGCGAGTAGGGATGATGATATTACTGTCATTGGCAATGATTGTTTGTTATGCGCTTACAGTCACGTGGCCCATGACTGTTTTGTAGGAAACCACCTTATTATGAGCAGTCACGCGGCGTTGGGCGGACATGTTCTGATTGAGGATCATGTCAACATTGCTTGGGGTTCAGGAGTTCATCAGTTCTGCAGAATTGGTTCTTACTCTATGCTCGGAGCCTGTGCTAAATTGGTCCAAGATGTTCCGCCATTCATGATTTGTGAAGGAAATCCAGCTGAAGTTCGGACCATAAATACAATTGGTTTGCAGAGAGCAGGTTTCAGTGAACAGGAAATTCAACTCGCCCGTAGAGTTTATCGGATTATTTACAGAGAGGGAATGAATCGGAGCCAAGCGTTAGATAAACTAATGAGCGATGAGGAATCTGATTCTTCCATCATTCGGGCCGTAATCAGGTTTGCTAATGAAAGCGAGCGCGGATTCGCTTAG
- the lpxC gene encoding UDP-3-O-acyl-N-acetylglucosamine deacetylase has protein sequence MKQRTIQREATVRGKGLHTGDPVRLTLKPASEDHGIVFQRVDLHGKPKIKPGVDLVSDLVRNTGVTLGYTKIHTVEHVLSACSGVGVDNLLIELDGSEPPIIDGSAKVFVDLLLEGELVEQEKERSYFELSRPVSVTQGNQSLVALPHDGLKITCTSSDDRGFHTQHLSIDLDPETYISEIAPARTFSIYEDIEELLRQGKIRGGSLDSAIVIKGNKILSKEPLRFEDEFVRHKILDIVGDIHLLGVLLKAHIVAVKPSHALNYKLTKSLVEELERKTGEQGKPEGHESDEPSIGINETELDVRRILDIIPHRYPFVMIDRVVEIRSNFEMRAIKNVSINEPYFQGHFPGRPVMPAVLQIEAMAQAAGVLMLRHVASEGKVAFFMSCDKVKFRRPVVPGDQLVIDVKITKVRARKLAAASAVCKVGNKVASSAELLFTIVDAAEAD, from the coding sequence ATGAAACAGAGAACAATACAACGAGAGGCAACGGTACGGGGCAAAGGGTTGCATACGGGGGATCCGGTTCGATTGACCCTGAAGCCGGCTTCGGAAGATCACGGTATTGTGTTTCAGAGGGTTGATCTTCATGGAAAGCCAAAGATCAAACCGGGTGTTGACCTCGTTTCCGATTTAGTGCGGAACACAGGCGTGACGTTGGGTTACACGAAAATACATACGGTTGAGCACGTATTAAGTGCCTGTTCTGGTGTTGGGGTAGATAATCTTTTGATTGAACTCGATGGAAGTGAGCCACCCATTATCGACGGGTCTGCTAAGGTTTTCGTAGATTTGCTCTTGGAAGGCGAACTAGTTGAACAGGAAAAAGAGAGATCGTACTTCGAATTGAGTCGGCCGGTTTCGGTGACTCAAGGAAATCAATCACTTGTTGCACTCCCGCATGATGGACTGAAAATCACCTGCACCTCATCCGACGATAGGGGATTTCACACGCAACATCTCTCAATTGATCTTGATCCTGAGACCTATATCTCTGAGATTGCGCCAGCGCGAACATTCTCGATTTACGAGGACATAGAAGAGCTTCTTCGGCAGGGAAAAATTAGAGGAGGAAGTCTCGATTCAGCGATCGTTATAAAGGGTAATAAGATTCTCTCGAAGGAACCTCTTCGTTTTGAGGATGAATTCGTGCGACACAAGATTTTAGATATCGTAGGGGACATCCACTTGTTGGGTGTTTTACTAAAAGCGCATATTGTAGCGGTAAAGCCTAGCCACGCTCTCAATTACAAATTGACCAAAAGTCTCGTTGAAGAACTTGAAAGAAAGACAGGGGAGCAAGGAAAACCGGAGGGACACGAATCAGATGAACCGTCGATAGGAATAAATGAGACTGAATTGGATGTAAGAAGAATTCTGGATATTATTCCTCATCGCTATCCCTTTGTTATGATTGATCGCGTTGTTGAAATTCGAAGCAATTTCGAAATGCGTGCGATTAAAAATGTCTCCATCAACGAGCCCTATTTCCAAGGGCATTTCCCAGGGCGTCCTGTCATGCCAGCGGTCTTGCAGATCGAAGCGATGGCTCAAGCAGCAGGTGTTCTTATGCTCAGGCATGTTGCGAGTGAGGGCAAAGTAGCCTTCTTTATGAGTTGCGACAAAGTTAAGTTCAGGCGGCCAGTGGTACCAGGTGATCAACTCGTGATCGATGTCAAAATAACCAAGGTCCGTGCCCGAAAGCTGGCGGCTGCCTCGGCAGTCTGCAAGGTGGGTAATAAAGTGGCTTCATCGGCTGAACTCCTGTTTACAATCGTAGATGCGGCGGAGGCCGATTGA
- the efp gene encoding Elongation factor P, which translates to MPSPTEIRKGRVIEYNGLPHLVLEMLHRTQGRQAGFVQTTLRNLQTHSTTTVKFRSTDEVRILLTETEKLEFSYIDSDGYHFMNTETFEDTLIDESFIEDTKKFLSEGNTYDLLSVDGQAVQIQLPSAVELKVSEAPDAIRGDTSGAALKPVTTETGLVIQTPLFIKTGDIIKVSTSDNSYLGRV; encoded by the coding sequence ATGCCTTCACCAACAGAAATCCGAAAAGGTCGAGTGATCGAGTACAACGGGCTACCTCATCTGGTTCTTGAGATGCTTCACCGCACACAAGGAAGACAAGCTGGCTTCGTCCAAACTACACTCCGTAATCTTCAAACCCACTCGACAACCACCGTAAAGTTTCGCAGCACCGATGAAGTCCGGATCCTCCTAACGGAAACTGAGAAACTCGAATTCAGCTACATAGACTCTGATGGCTATCATTTCATGAATACTGAAACATTCGAAGATACTCTCATCGATGAGAGTTTTATCGAGGATACCAAGAAGTTTCTCTCTGAGGGCAACACTTACGATTTACTCTCCGTCGACGGACAAGCGGTCCAAATCCAACTTCCTTCGGCTGTAGAGCTGAAAGTCTCTGAGGCTCCAGACGCCATTCGTGGTGATACTTCAGGTGCCGCTCTGAAACCCGTTACTACCGAGACCGGTCTCGTCATCCAGACTCCCCTCTTCATCAAAACAGGCGACATTATCAAAGTCAGCACCTCCGATAACTCTTACCTGGGACGGGTATGA
- the pdp gene encoding Pyrimidine-nucleoside phosphorylase, producing MRKKYTSPQKFIKPSYTYLIEKKRDGGEFTQDEIRHLVDSIIDKKLPSFQLAALVMVIYFQGMSAQETAALSEELMLSGEVVDLSKITKPKIDKYSTGGVGDKTSLVLAPLAGACGVVMPMMNGVDEDFVISNLDKLRAIPGFRPDLELQDFVNQLKSINCGIVRQDSQIAPVDEVLYKMRQGTATIPSLPLITGSVLSRKLAQGAEGLVVDVKWGNGSFIRDVEQARQLARSITRVGRSLKRRCVALVTDMNQPLGDTVGTGLEIKEAVELLSGEGPEDLKELVLKLGMEIVRLAGVAGSTLSAKQTVQRHLADGSALKLFKKMVDAQGGDSSFIDDPEKLPKAKYIRKLPAPKRGYVHTINAGMIARGVQILAQNKRGSYDPSVGVSDISKIGTQVKQGEPLMMIHYNDESRLDSALEYLRTAYRLAPKRPSPPQLIVERVA from the coding sequence ATGAGGAAAAAATATACATCTCCGCAAAAGTTCATTAAACCCTCGTATACCTACTTGATTGAGAAGAAGCGAGATGGAGGCGAATTCACGCAAGATGAGATTCGCCACCTAGTAGACTCGATTATCGATAAGAAATTACCTTCTTTTCAACTGGCCGCTTTGGTAATGGTGATTTACTTCCAGGGAATGTCGGCCCAAGAGACTGCAGCTTTATCTGAGGAATTGATGCTGTCTGGAGAGGTAGTTGACCTATCGAAAATTACAAAGCCCAAAATCGATAAGTATTCAACAGGTGGAGTTGGTGATAAGACGTCCTTGGTACTAGCACCTTTGGCGGGAGCGTGTGGAGTAGTTATGCCGATGATGAACGGAGTGGATGAGGACTTTGTCATTAGTAACTTGGACAAATTACGGGCGATTCCCGGCTTTAGGCCTGATTTAGAGCTGCAGGATTTTGTGAATCAGCTCAAATCAATCAATTGTGGAATCGTTCGCCAAGACTCCCAAATAGCCCCAGTCGATGAGGTTCTTTACAAGATGCGGCAGGGGACAGCGACGATCCCGAGTTTGCCGTTGATTACTGGCAGTGTCTTGAGCCGCAAGTTGGCGCAGGGTGCAGAAGGTCTGGTTGTCGATGTCAAATGGGGGAACGGATCCTTTATAAGAGATGTTGAGCAGGCTAGACAACTGGCTCGATCTATTACTAGAGTAGGGCGTTCATTGAAGCGAAGGTGTGTGGCTTTGGTTACCGATATGAATCAGCCATTGGGAGATACAGTGGGGACAGGGTTGGAAATCAAGGAAGCGGTTGAATTACTCAGTGGAGAGGGACCAGAGGATCTGAAAGAATTGGTCTTGAAACTGGGTATGGAGATTGTCCGGCTGGCTGGTGTGGCTGGTTCAACCCTCTCTGCTAAGCAGACGGTACAAAGGCATCTTGCGGACGGGTCCGCGTTAAAATTATTCAAAAAGATGGTTGATGCTCAGGGAGGTGATTCTTCTTTTATCGATGATCCTGAGAAACTTCCCAAGGCGAAATATATCCGAAAACTCCCTGCCCCCAAACGAGGTTATGTTCATACGATCAATGCTGGAATGATTGCGAGAGGGGTGCAAATCTTGGCGCAGAATAAGAGAGGAAGCTACGATCCATCAGTGGGTGTTTCAGACATTAGTAAAATTGGAACCCAGGTAAAACAAGGAGAACCGCTTATGATGATTCACTATAATGATGAATCGAGGTTGGATAGTGCCTTGGAATATCTGCGGACGGCCTACCGCCTCGCTCCTAAACGACCGAGTCCGCCACAGCTGATTGTCGAGCGGGTGGCCTAG
- the argS gene encoding Arginine--tRNA ligase, producing MNNVTFHPLEEITSAVASAAAAVEVFDEDFHPEIRPADPRFGDFQANGILPFSKRKNLNPREAASKLVDYMAETKSLSPNCFELEISGPGFINFRMTQSYLKSWLNTFANKSALQKAAGNILGGHRFVVDFSSPNTAKELSVAIIRTTGLGEAICRILTFCGGHVIRDNHIGDWGTQFGVLIMAIKQAHPGPNHLKGATITDIEQLYVEGNKRAKADPAAMNLAREERRKLQNGDPENLKLWETINTISYASFQEIYDRLNIRFDLVQGESFYRNKSEFVYNELSQLGIAEESEGALVIFHPEHPRFKDQPAIIRFSDGSSNYQTSDLATIHHRVEQFKPDEIIYVTDSRQIDHFEQLFLTSQKWFAAKNKKLPKLVHTNFGTILGENGKAMRTRDGAPMKLKDLLDEAIERAFKVVTEKNPNLSEDERRNIGRVVGLGAVRYSDLMQNRTSDYIFSWNKMLSLEGNTAPYLLYAVARLYSIFRRAGVEASYSDGEIDSLKTESEIQIARKLIGFVAALEQTLADYRPHFLTTYLYELAGIFSTFYKTDKVLDSHPEIRSRRLALCAMTLNTLETGLHLLGLETLEQM from the coding sequence ATGAACAACGTTACATTCCATCCTCTAGAAGAGATAACCTCGGCTGTGGCCTCCGCTGCGGCGGCAGTCGAGGTTTTTGATGAGGATTTTCACCCTGAGATTCGACCTGCAGATCCTCGTTTCGGTGATTTTCAAGCGAATGGGATTCTTCCTTTCTCCAAAAGGAAGAATCTTAACCCTAGAGAAGCAGCAAGTAAATTGGTAGATTACATGGCTGAGACAAAGAGTCTCAGTCCAAACTGCTTCGAATTGGAAATATCGGGCCCTGGATTCATTAACTTCCGAATGACTCAAAGCTATCTAAAATCCTGGCTGAACACATTCGCTAATAAGTCTGCGCTTCAAAAAGCAGCAGGTAATATTCTTGGGGGCCATCGATTCGTAGTTGATTTTAGCTCCCCTAATACCGCTAAAGAGTTGAGTGTCGCAATCATTCGCACCACCGGTCTCGGCGAAGCGATCTGCCGTATTCTCACTTTTTGTGGAGGCCATGTAATCCGAGATAATCACATTGGGGATTGGGGTACCCAATTCGGTGTTTTGATAATGGCCATCAAGCAAGCCCACCCCGGCCCCAACCATCTTAAGGGTGCAACAATCACTGATATTGAACAGCTGTACGTTGAGGGTAACAAACGAGCAAAAGCCGACCCGGCCGCTATGAATCTCGCCCGCGAAGAACGAAGAAAACTTCAAAACGGGGATCCCGAGAATCTCAAACTCTGGGAAACGATCAACACAATTAGCTACGCATCATTCCAAGAAATCTACGATCGACTAAATATACGCTTCGACCTGGTCCAGGGAGAGAGCTTCTACCGTAACAAATCAGAATTTGTCTACAATGAGCTAAGTCAACTTGGAATAGCCGAAGAGAGCGAAGGCGCCCTCGTCATTTTTCACCCAGAACACCCGAGATTCAAGGACCAACCCGCAATCATCCGCTTCTCCGACGGTTCTAGCAATTACCAGACGAGTGACCTCGCTACAATCCACCATCGGGTCGAGCAATTCAAACCGGACGAGATTATATACGTGACTGATTCCCGCCAAATTGATCACTTTGAACAACTCTTCTTAACTTCACAGAAATGGTTCGCTGCGAAAAATAAGAAGCTGCCAAAACTCGTTCACACTAACTTTGGAACTATTCTTGGCGAAAACGGGAAGGCTATGCGAACCCGGGATGGCGCTCCTATGAAACTTAAAGATCTCCTCGATGAAGCAATCGAGAGAGCATTTAAGGTTGTGACGGAAAAAAACCCTAACCTGTCCGAAGATGAAAGACGCAACATTGGACGGGTTGTCGGCCTAGGCGCTGTCCGATATTCCGATCTCATGCAAAACCGAACTAGTGATTACATCTTCTCCTGGAATAAAATGCTCAGCCTTGAAGGGAATACCGCACCCTATCTTCTTTACGCAGTGGCCCGCCTCTACAGCATCTTCCGGCGGGCCGGAGTTGAAGCATCTTATTCCGATGGAGAAATCGACTCCCTCAAAACAGAATCTGAAATCCAAATCGCTCGTAAACTCATTGGTTTTGTGGCGGCTCTTGAGCAAACTTTGGCTGATTACCGTCCTCATTTCCTCACTACTTATCTCTATGAGCTGGCAGGAATCTTCTCAACCTTCTACAAGACTGATAAAGTTCTCGACTCCCACCCAGAGATACGGAGCCGTCGTCTCGCGCTCTGCGCTATGACTCTCAATACTCTTGAAACCGGACTCCACCTTCTCGGTCTCGAAACCCTAGAGCAGATGTAG
- the gmhB gene encoding D-glycero-beta-D-manno-heptose-1,7-bisphosphate 7-phosphatase encodes MQVVNRSHKALFLDRDGTLIFDKDYLSDPDGVELIPGVSEALDYARILGFMLFLHTNQAGVGRGWYSLEDVEACNHRMLELIDLPNFKFEEICIAPEASDDLAVYRKPSPRFIEEMVVKHALDRDQCYMVGDRDSDILAGLNAEVKPVLVKGNAIEEGNEDLLKEYQVLVFEDLLNFVKSLG; translated from the coding sequence ATGCAGGTTGTGAACAGGAGTCATAAAGCCCTCTTTCTGGATCGGGACGGAACGCTAATTTTTGATAAGGACTACCTTTCGGATCCAGATGGGGTGGAATTGATTCCAGGTGTTAGTGAAGCACTGGATTACGCTCGGATCCTAGGGTTTATGTTATTTCTTCATACCAATCAGGCTGGAGTGGGAAGAGGGTGGTATAGTCTTGAGGACGTGGAGGCATGCAACCATCGGATGCTCGAACTCATCGATTTGCCCAATTTCAAGTTTGAGGAGATTTGTATTGCTCCGGAAGCTTCCGACGATTTGGCGGTTTATCGGAAGCCATCACCAAGATTTATTGAAGAAATGGTGGTGAAGCATGCCCTCGATCGAGACCAGTGCTATATGGTTGGTGATCGGGATTCGGATATCCTCGCAGGCTTAAACGCAGAAGTAAAACCGGTTTTGGTTAAGGGTAATGCAATTGAGGAGGGAAACGAGGACCTCTTGAAGGAGTATCAAGTGCTTGTTTTTGAAGATTTACTTAACTTCGTAAAGTCGCTTGGTTAA
- the hldE_2 gene encoding Bifunctional protein HldE produces MGNKVKTLLERINRLRLLVVGDVILDHYIWGETSRVSPEAPVPVVTVNRDTYGLGGAANVALNLNDLGCQVAILGIIGDDWAGERTRVLMEDAQIKCDGLIVSRNAPTILKTRVIAQQQQLCRLDRESPPQEYSIGLSFEGEKVAELVREADAVIFSDYGKGCITENLIETVQELASEKEAIVAYDPKPRRRIKFKGFGLMTPNRIESLELAGIETSIHADFPAAEVCRRIWEKYEPRLLAVTLASDGLLLSEEGEVTMAIPTYAREVFEVSGAGDTVIAALTAAMAAGAEIKDAAHLANTAAGIVVGKWGTSTATPEELLEYARLHGCAPSEN; encoded by the coding sequence ATGGGTAATAAGGTGAAAACGCTTTTAGAGAGGATCAACCGATTGAGACTCTTGGTCGTGGGAGATGTGATTCTTGACCACTATATATGGGGCGAAACATCCCGAGTTTCTCCTGAAGCCCCAGTTCCCGTTGTCACTGTGAATCGAGATACCTACGGGTTGGGTGGGGCGGCCAACGTAGCGCTAAACCTGAACGATCTCGGTTGCCAGGTGGCAATTTTGGGAATTATTGGAGATGATTGGGCTGGCGAACGGACTAGAGTGTTGATGGAAGATGCGCAAATCAAATGCGATGGTCTAATCGTTAGTAGGAATGCTCCAACCATCCTGAAAACTCGAGTAATAGCCCAACAGCAACAGCTTTGTCGGCTTGATCGGGAATCTCCGCCGCAAGAATATAGTATCGGGTTATCTTTTGAGGGAGAAAAAGTTGCAGAGTTGGTCAGAGAGGCAGATGCGGTGATTTTCTCCGATTATGGAAAGGGATGTATTACCGAAAATCTGATTGAGACGGTACAAGAACTTGCTTCTGAGAAAGAGGCTATAGTCGCCTACGACCCAAAACCACGGCGACGAATCAAATTTAAAGGCTTCGGTTTGATGACGCCAAACAGGATCGAGTCACTCGAGTTGGCTGGAATTGAGACCAGCATCCACGCAGATTTCCCTGCGGCAGAAGTGTGTCGTCGAATATGGGAGAAATACGAGCCACGGTTGCTGGCTGTTACTCTTGCAAGTGATGGGTTGTTATTGAGTGAAGAGGGAGAGGTGACGATGGCAATCCCAACTTATGCGCGAGAGGTTTTTGAAGTATCAGGTGCCGGGGACACCGTAATCGCGGCTCTGACTGCGGCAATGGCTGCAGGTGCTGAAATAAAAGATGCGGCGCACTTAGCGAACACGGCGGCTGGAATAGTGGTGGGGAAATGGGGTACCTCTACGGCCACTCCAGAGGAGCTTCTAGAATACGCGCGGCTACATGGTTGTGCCCCGTCTGAAAATTGA
- a CDS encoding putative peptidase: MSLPQTMKVKSAKDRSILIYAESDSNADQLYFGGVFVPDPFISFSRNSEKYAVVSALEYARVREESDFDEVLALEEWMTRARKQFRREQCGVAEIIRLLAREFGISSFHIAEDFPAGLAFRLRSAGMRLIVSEGPLFPEREIKSDLEASAIRKGNQASASGIRVAERMLRQSVVKNGRIYSSGRLLTSERLQEAIEIACIEKGAVASGTIVAGGDQGCDPHCRGSGPLWPNELIIIDVFPRVKNSGYYGDMTRTFLKGRPSDRQRELVSCVKEAQTLALKSLKPGIAGSKVHSLVQNHFERKGFNTGKKGGVNEGFFHGTGHGLGLEVHELPRAGRQGEKLRTGSVVTIEPGLYYRGLGGCRIEDVARLRTGGSELLSKYHYRWVIR; encoded by the coding sequence ATGTCTTTACCTCAGACTATGAAAGTAAAAAGTGCAAAGGATAGATCCATTCTGATTTATGCTGAATCGGATAGCAACGCTGACCAGTTGTATTTTGGGGGAGTATTCGTCCCGGATCCTTTTATTTCATTCAGTCGAAATTCAGAGAAATATGCAGTAGTCAGCGCTCTCGAATATGCACGGGTAAGAGAGGAGTCTGATTTCGACGAGGTATTAGCGCTTGAAGAGTGGATGACGAGAGCAAGGAAGCAATTTAGAAGAGAGCAGTGCGGTGTAGCCGAAATCATTCGATTGTTGGCGAGAGAGTTTGGGATCTCGAGCTTCCATATTGCTGAGGATTTTCCTGCCGGACTGGCCTTCAGGCTGCGTTCAGCAGGTATGAGATTGATCGTATCAGAAGGTCCGTTATTTCCCGAGAGAGAAATTAAGAGTGATTTAGAAGCAAGTGCGATCCGAAAAGGAAACCAGGCTTCTGCAAGTGGAATCCGGGTAGCAGAAAGGATGCTTCGCCAGTCGGTTGTGAAGAACGGCCGCATCTATTCAAGTGGACGTCTTCTCACATCAGAGCGTTTACAGGAGGCAATCGAAATCGCCTGTATTGAAAAAGGAGCGGTGGCGTCAGGTACGATTGTGGCAGGAGGTGATCAAGGCTGTGATCCACATTGTCGAGGGTCAGGACCGCTATGGCCTAATGAGCTAATCATCATAGATGTTTTTCCGAGGGTAAAGAATAGCGGCTATTATGGGGACATGACTCGTACTTTTCTAAAAGGAAGACCGAGTGACCGTCAGCGGGAATTGGTCTCGTGTGTAAAGGAGGCACAAACCCTAGCGTTGAAATCTTTAAAGCCGGGAATCGCGGGTTCAAAAGTTCACTCGCTTGTTCAAAACCATTTTGAACGGAAGGGCTTCAATACAGGAAAGAAAGGTGGGGTCAATGAGGGGTTTTTCCACGGAACGGGTCACGGGCTTGGGTTGGAAGTCCATGAGCTGCCTCGGGCGGGTCGCCAGGGTGAAAAATTGCGAACGGGATCTGTGGTCACTATTGAGCCAGGTCTGTATTATCGTGGTTTGGGAGGGTGTCGCATTGAAGACGTTGCGAGATTGCGAACGGGAGGTAGTGAGCTGTTATCAAAGTATCACTATCGATGGGTAATAAGGTGA
- the psd gene encoding Phosphatidylserine decarboxylase proenzyme, which translates to MRVIRFFNRYSRAIETEAVYGEAWLRWTYGTIMGRILLWAIVKRSIFSQWYGWRMRLPGSRGRISEFCKKYRVYLDESVASIDDFKTFNEFFIRRLTVESRPVEKSASSIVFPADGRHLGYSNLSEIDGIYVKDQQFTLESLLLDPSLVEKYREGSAVISRLCPVDCHRFHYPVAGKTSAPVRIDGYLYSVNPYVLRKGIWRLFSNRRILTRIESDKVGCVIMMEVGATCVGSIRQLRSGEDLVERGEEKGYFEFGGSAIITLFEPGRVVLADDLLRNTCEGRELYAHYGDRMGSVR; encoded by the coding sequence ATGCGGGTTATAAGATTTTTTAATCGCTATTCGAGAGCGATTGAGACCGAGGCGGTCTATGGAGAGGCATGGTTGAGATGGACCTATGGGACAATAATGGGGAGGATCTTGCTTTGGGCGATCGTCAAGCGCTCAATTTTTTCTCAGTGGTATGGATGGCGAATGAGGTTACCTGGAAGTAGAGGTCGGATTTCAGAGTTTTGTAAAAAATATAGAGTTTATCTTGATGAATCTGTGGCTTCGATAGACGATTTCAAGACATTCAATGAGTTCTTTATTCGCCGGTTGACGGTAGAGTCTCGACCTGTTGAGAAGAGCGCTAGTAGTATCGTTTTTCCGGCGGATGGCCGTCACCTTGGGTATTCAAACCTATCGGAGATTGATGGGATTTATGTTAAGGACCAACAATTTACGCTGGAGTCGTTGCTTCTGGATCCTTCTCTGGTTGAGAAGTACAGGGAAGGGAGTGCAGTAATATCGCGGTTATGTCCAGTTGACTGTCATAGATTTCATTATCCGGTGGCAGGAAAGACAAGTGCGCCAGTACGGATTGACGGGTACTTATATTCAGTGAATCCCTATGTGCTTAGGAAAGGGATTTGGAGGCTATTCTCGAATCGAAGGATCTTAACCCGAATCGAGAGTGACAAAGTAGGGTGTGTGATTATGATGGAGGTCGGAGCGACATGTGTAGGCAGCATTCGTCAATTACGATCAGGGGAGGATTTAGTTGAGAGAGGTGAAGAGAAAGGATACTTCGAGTTCGGTGGTTCGGCGATAATCACACTGTTTGAGCCGGGTCGAGTTGTTCTGGCGGACGATCTATTAAGGAATACATGCGAGGGAAGGGAGTTGTACGCCCACTATGGGGATAGGATGGGTAGTGTGCGGTGA